One region of Sulfuricurvum sp. genomic DNA includes:
- a CDS encoding isochorismatase family protein, translating to MPYVNVKLSSKIDAHKKQNIANGIIDFLVDILKKERSLSSLLIQETESDWYIGSDLQNKQIQVFVEINITDNTNTEFEKSEMIKSTFDLLEKELGSLPLATYIIIKEHKATDWGYSGITPKQRKISNNTFQGRYDGMGNNGAKRALLVIDVQNEYFTGKLPVCYPENSLPNVLKSIEAAKEHDIPVIMVQHTLLSPEAKAFIKGTDGWELLDEMKSVNYDYYIEKNFPSAFVGTDLETWLRQNGIDTIVISGYMTQFCCDTTARYAYHLGFNVEFLSDATATLSFENNAGKVNAEELHRAILVVQAARFSRVMSTQEWIQSIDA from the coding sequence ATGCCTTATGTCAATGTGAAATTGTCTTCTAAAATTGATGCCCACAAAAAGCAAAATATTGCAAATGGGATTATTGATTTTCTTGTTGATATTCTAAAAAAAGAACGCTCACTATCATCACTTCTCATTCAAGAAACAGAGAGTGATTGGTATATAGGATCTGATTTACAAAATAAACAAATTCAAGTCTTTGTAGAAATCAATATTACGGATAATACAAATACAGAGTTCGAAAAATCAGAAATGATTAAATCGACTTTTGATCTACTTGAAAAAGAGCTTGGATCTTTACCATTAGCTACCTACATCATAATTAAAGAACATAAAGCTACTGATTGGGGATATAGTGGAATAACTCCAAAGCAAAGGAAAATAAGCAATAATACCTTTCAAGGTCGTTATGACGGTATGGGCAATAATGGAGCAAAAAGAGCTTTATTGGTTATCGATGTACAAAATGAGTATTTTACGGGAAAACTCCCCGTGTGTTATCCTGAAAACTCCTTGCCGAATGTTCTAAAATCAATTGAAGCAGCCAAGGAACATGACATTCCCGTCATCATGGTGCAGCACACACTGCTCTCACCCGAGGCCAAAGCATTTATAAAAGGGACAGATGGATGGGAATTGCTCGATGAGATGAAATCGGTGAACTACGACTATTACATCGAAAAAAACTTCCCCAGTGCTTTCGTCGGTACCGATCTGGAAACGTGGCTTCGGCAAAACGGGATCGATACGATCGTCATTAGCGGGTATATGACCCAGTTTTGCTGCGATACGACAGCACGATACGCGTATCATCTTGGATTCAATGTCGAATTTTTATCCGATGCTACCGCAACGTTGTCATTTGAAAACAATGCCGGTAAAGTGAACGCGGAAGAGCTACATCGGGCGATCCTTGTCGTACAAGCCGCACGTTTCAGCCGTGTCATGAGTACACAAGAGTGGATTCAGTCTATCGATGCTTAA
- a CDS encoding DUF4337 domain-containing protein, with product MSEHEFHEHGAYDHAVEHAGEEKGLGQYVAIFTAILASIGAVVSYQGGATQNEAMMFKNEAVLLKTQASDQWNFYQAKSNKGHLMELAADIAPKGKEEFYKNQLEKYEQEKKEIKHKAEGLEAASEKANKESDHAMVPHHHLAQSMTLIQIAISLASITVLTRKKWLFSIAIVAAVGGIALWAEALL from the coding sequence ATGTCAGAACATGAATTTCACGAACACGGTGCATATGATCATGCCGTCGAGCATGCAGGTGAAGAAAAGGGATTGGGGCAGTATGTGGCTATATTTACTGCTATCTTGGCTTCAATAGGGGCAGTTGTCAGTTATCAAGGCGGCGCTACTCAAAATGAAGCAATGATGTTTAAAAATGAAGCGGTACTCTTAAAAACACAGGCGTCGGATCAATGGAACTTTTATCAGGCTAAAAGCAATAAAGGCCACTTGATGGAACTGGCGGCGGATATCGCCCCAAAGGGAAAAGAAGAGTTCTATAAAAATCAGCTCGAAAAATACGAACAAGAAAAAAAAGAGATCAAACATAAAGCCGAGGGACTCGAAGCGGCATCTGAGAAGGCCAATAAAGAGAGCGATCACGCTATGGTTCCTCATCATCACTTAGCCCAATCGATGACGTTGATCCAAATCGCGATCTCTTTGGCATCGATTACGGTATTGACCCGTAAAAAATGGTTGTTTTCGATTGCTATTGTTGCTGCCGTCGGCGGTATCGCTTTATGGGCTGAAGCATTGTTATGA
- a CDS encoding trans-aconitate 2-methyltransferase → MNPTWKPDAYTAHSKGQAVWAKELIEKIGLRGDESILDVGCGDGKITDYLSTLTSGKVVGIDLNPDMIAFAKKQFKRPDFQQMDAQNILFEDRFDVVFSNAALHWAHDHDAVVQGIYKALKSGGKAILQMGGYGNVVGVFIALEKVKQNYTTYFWGFESPYTFCSDSQYDCMLSQAGFSRYRTELIAKDMMHDSIDAFRGWLETTWFPYIQCIPESEQSIFVEEWMRAYLEMFPLDGLGRVHVSMMRLEVEAVKE, encoded by the coding sequence ATGAATCCGACATGGAAACCGGATGCGTATACGGCGCATTCTAAAGGGCAGGCGGTATGGGCAAAAGAGTTGATCGAAAAGATCGGTTTGAGAGGTGATGAATCGATTTTGGATGTCGGCTGCGGCGATGGGAAAATTACCGATTATTTGAGCACATTAACGAGCGGCAAAGTTGTTGGAATCGATTTGAATCCCGATATGATCGCTTTTGCAAAAAAGCAATTCAAACGACCGGATTTTCAGCAGATGGATGCACAAAATATCCTTTTCGAGGATAGGTTCGATGTTGTATTTTCCAATGCCGCGCTTCATTGGGCACACGATCATGACGCGGTAGTTCAGGGAATTTATAAGGCTCTAAAATCAGGAGGAAAGGCTATCTTGCAAATGGGCGGTTACGGTAATGTCGTAGGTGTTTTTATCGCTTTGGAAAAAGTAAAGCAAAACTATACAACCTATTTTTGGGGATTTGAATCACCGTATACGTTTTGTTCAGACAGCCAATACGATTGTATGCTAAGTCAAGCCGGATTTTCTCGATACCGCACCGAGTTGATTGCCAAAGATATGATGCATGATTCTATTGATGCGTTTCGAGGATGGTTGGAAACTACATGGTTTCCTTATATCCAGTGCATACCTGAATCGGAGCAATCTATTTTTGTAGAGGAGTGGATGAGAGCATATCTGGAGATGTTTCCTTTAGACGGGCTAGGCAGAGTACATGTGAGTATGATGCGCTTGGAAGTTGAAGCGGTGAAAGAGTGA
- a CDS encoding nucleotidyl transferase AbiEii/AbiGii toxin family protein, translating to MDNTNIYFKQVQLLLEAIPFINKEVCFALKGGTAINMFVRDMPRLSVDIDLMYLPIEDRNISLKNIANAFERIAVDIERTLRGSKVHRIYQRSKEELSKLQVERNGVRIKIETSPVMRGTVMDITQRRVSPKVEEFFGFAKTGVVHLDDLYAGKLCAALDRQHPRDFFDVRGLLNNEGITDSLMDVFMVYLISSNQPISKLLRPNFIDLKQIFEDQFVGMTVEPIDLDLIVATREELVKTIHAKLNDRHREFLIGVKKGEPDWRLLPFENISELPSVKWKLINLDKMSKSDRIDAVDKLIRALK from the coding sequence ATGGATAATACAAACATCTATTTTAAACAAGTACAGCTGCTTTTGGAAGCAATACCTTTTATTAATAAAGAAGTATGCTTTGCTCTTAAAGGGGGAACCGCTATTAATATGTTTGTTCGTGACATGCCAAGGTTATCCGTCGATATTGATTTGATGTATTTGCCGATCGAAGATCGTAACATAAGTTTAAAAAATATTGCTAATGCATTTGAACGCATAGCTGTTGATATTGAACGAACACTTCGAGGCAGTAAAGTTCATCGAATTTACCAACGCTCCAAAGAAGAGCTCTCCAAGCTTCAAGTAGAACGAAATGGTGTAAGAATAAAAATTGAGACTTCTCCTGTAATGAGAGGAACCGTTATGGATATAACACAACGAAGGGTTAGCCCTAAAGTCGAGGAATTTTTTGGATTTGCAAAAACAGGAGTAGTCCATCTTGATGATTTGTATGCTGGAAAACTTTGTGCTGCATTAGACCGTCAACATCCAAGAGATTTTTTTGACGTACGGGGATTACTCAACAATGAGGGAATTACCGATTCGTTGATGGATGTGTTCATGGTTTATTTAATCAGCAGTAATCAACCGATCTCAAAACTACTTCGTCCGAATTTCATTGATTTGAAACAAATTTTTGAAGATCAATTTGTAGGAATGACGGTAGAGCCGATAGATCTTGATTTGATTGTAGCCACACGAGAAGAGCTTGTCAAAACAATTCATGCGAAATTGAATGACCGACATAGGGAGTTTTTAATTGGTGTAAAAAAAGGTGAACCTGATTGGCGCTTGTTACCATTTGAAAATATTTCTGAATTGCCTTCGGTCAAATGGAAATTGATTAATCTCGATAAAATGAGCAAGAGTGATCGGATTGATGCTGTTGATAAGTTAATAAGAGCACTTAAATAA
- a CDS encoding putative toxin-antitoxin system toxin component, PIN family — MKIVLDTNVIIAALMSRNGISNALLIKLFEMDEKINVVSNPLVLEMEAVLKRDENRVCCGDLEDGTIEMFIDDLCLISHHQKINFLWRPFLHDPQDDMVLETAFNAGAEIIVTYNLKDFKGVEHYFGIRVMTPKEFYSLLGGVQ; from the coding sequence ATGAAAATTGTTTTGGATACCAATGTAATCATAGCTGCACTAATGAGTCGAAACGGTATTTCGAACGCTTTGCTCATCAAGCTCTTTGAAATGGATGAAAAAATCAATGTTGTTTCCAATCCTCTGGTTTTGGAGATGGAAGCGGTATTGAAACGTGACGAGAACCGAGTGTGTTGTGGCGATTTAGAAGATGGAACGATTGAAATGTTTATTGATGATTTGTGTCTAATATCACATCATCAGAAAATCAACTTTCTATGGCGACCGTTTTTACATGATCCGCAAGACGATATGGTATTGGAGACGGCATTTAATGCCGGGGCGGAGATTATCGTTACCTATAATCTCAAAGATTTCAAGGGTGTCGAACACTATTTCGGCATTCGGGTGATGACTCCCAAAGAATTTTATTCCTTATTAGGAGGTGTACAATGA
- a CDS encoding pyridoxamine 5'-phosphate oxidase family protein has translation MGSQSGSLNEYDKEFITEQKIFFIASCSGKEVNLSPRGYDCFRVSGDNEALFLDYAGSGNRTARDIENDGEVTVVFCSFGPKPQILRLFCKGESIDRSDEACRNLFPSDDLRGIRRFVKLHIYCVEHSCGMSVPMYEFKEERKTIKAWCARDADNGKVDEYIADHAIPVDLSGFRHW, from the coding sequence GTGGGTAGTCAAAGCGGATCATTAAATGAATATGACAAAGAATTTATAACCGAACAGAAGATATTTTTCATTGCCAGCTGCAGCGGTAAGGAAGTGAACCTCAGTCCTCGCGGATATGACTGCTTTCGTGTCAGCGGAGACAACGAAGCGCTCTTTCTCGATTACGCCGGAAGTGGAAACCGTACCGCGCGCGACATCGAAAATGACGGCGAAGTAACCGTCGTATTTTGTTCATTCGGTCCAAAACCTCAAATCCTCCGCCTCTTTTGCAAAGGGGAATCCATCGATCGAAGCGATGAAGCGTGTCGAAATCTTTTCCCCTCGGATGACTTACGCGGTATTCGACGATTTGTCAAACTCCATATCTACTGTGTGGAACACAGTTGTGGAATGAGTGTTCCGATGTATGAATTCAAAGAGGAGCGAAAAACGATCAAAGCGTGGTGTGCCAGAGATGCTGACAACGGCAAAGTCGATGAGTACATCGCAGATCACGCTATCCCAGTCGATCTAAGCGGATTTAGACATTGGTAA
- the tatB gene encoding Sec-independent protein translocase protein TatB, which yields MFGLDLGEILVIAIIAVLFLGPEKLPETMVQIAKFFKSVKSTVNTAKATIAEEMKLSEIKEDVLNYKNELTSASSELERMTNVTEIGSELTGIKSELDFSIIAPSAPKEPEVVTFAPKPKEVKAVETKPSEENV from the coding sequence ATGTTTGGACTAGATTTAGGTGAAATTTTAGTTATCGCTATTATTGCAGTCTTATTTTTAGGACCGGAGAAACTGCCCGAAACGATGGTACAAATCGCTAAATTTTTCAAAAGTGTCAAAAGTACAGTCAATACGGCCAAAGCAACTATTGCTGAAGAGATGAAACTCTCTGAGATAAAAGAAGATGTACTCAATTATAAAAATGAACTAACGAGTGCAAGTTCCGAATTAGAACGGATGACCAATGTCACCGAAATCGGTTCCGAACTGACCGGCATTAAAAGTGAGCTCGATTTTAGTATCATCGCACCATCAGCCCCTAAAGAGCCAGAAGTAGTCACCTTTGCTCCTAAACCCAAAGAGGTTAAAGCAGTCGAAACTAAACCTAGTGAAGAGAATGTCTAA
- a CDS encoding TetR/AcrR family transcriptional regulator, translated as MEQNTRQRLIDATYEEVYSHGYQGAALANILSNAGVHKGSMYHFFPNKKEMALCAIKEKIAERFGTRYLAIARGDGDYLKHFFEGLRDLNQRDFRRGCPVANIVQEMSNIDEDFNTAMKEIYAKFRQSVKIIFDKAVSVRELQPCDTTKLALFTTSALEGAILAAKASGDSQDYLDCVECLIGYIESFRENNLQ; from the coding sequence ATGGAACAAAATACACGACAACGATTAATTGACGCAACGTACGAAGAAGTCTATTCTCATGGCTATCAGGGGGCAGCACTTGCCAATATTCTCTCCAATGCAGGGGTACACAAGGGGTCAATGTACCACTTTTTCCCTAACAAAAAAGAGATGGCATTATGCGCTATCAAAGAGAAAATTGCCGAGCGATTTGGAACACGTTATTTGGCGATAGCCAGAGGAGACGGAGATTATTTGAAGCATTTTTTTGAGGGTTTACGCGACCTCAATCAACGAGATTTCCGTCGTGGATGCCCGGTTGCAAATATCGTACAAGAGATGTCAAATATCGATGAAGATTTTAATACAGCGATGAAAGAAATATATGCGAAATTTCGTCAAAGCGTCAAAATTATCTTTGATAAAGCAGTTAGTGTTAGAGAATTACAACCTTGCGATACGACTAAGCTCGCCCTTTTTACGACATCAGCATTGGAAGGTGCGATCCTCGCGGCAAAAGCATCGGGAGATTCTCAAGACTATTTGGATTGTGTTGAATGTTTGATCGGATACATCGAAAGTTTCCGAGAAAATAATTTGCAATAA
- a CDS encoding GNAT family N-acetyltransferase, translating to MNIVLSSLEPNDITIIREWKPYPAEFSELDYALREGGWLDEFYPYPNTHLFTAKWENEIIGFSLLSIQGVETEFRIALKPDKIGKGFGKTVALATITEFYKLHEEDSLYLIVRLSNTVAQSLYKSIGFIPDQEVTKDIQGIPVQFLKMKYTKGYICG from the coding sequence ATGAATATAGTGTTAAGTTCACTTGAACCAAACGATATTACAATCATCCGCGAATGGAAACCTTATCCGGCAGAGTTTTCCGAGCTTGACTATGCCCTGCGTGAAGGAGGATGGCTTGATGAATTTTATCCCTATCCGAATACACACCTTTTTACGGCAAAATGGGAGAATGAAATTATAGGATTTTCGCTGTTATCAATCCAAGGTGTTGAAACCGAATTTCGTATCGCTCTCAAACCTGATAAAATAGGCAAAGGTTTCGGAAAAACTGTGGCTTTAGCCACCATAACAGAATTTTACAAACTGCATGAGGAAGATTCACTTTATCTCATTGTACGATTGAGCAATACAGTTGCACAAAGCCTCTATAAAAGCATCGGATTTATTCCTGATCAAGAAGTCACCAAAGATATTCAGGGAATTCCAGTGCAATTTTTGAAAATGAAATACACTAAAGGATACATTTGTGGGTAG
- the tatC gene encoding twin-arginine translocase subunit TatC, with the protein MFDDLRPHLFELRKRLAISVASVIIMFFIAFNYYEPILHWISQPLNDALSLVAKTSPNAAKGMATTNQIGGTFFVAMKVSFFAALLGSLPIILSQIWLFIAPGLYTNEKKMMIPIVFGGTVMFLIGGAFAYYVVTPFGFQYLIGFGSASFVPMINVEDYVGFFTKIMLGFGLAFELPVFCYFLALLGLIDDKMMISFFRYAIVLIFIIAAILTPPDVLTQCLMAVPLIILYGVSIIIVRFVNPAPKEEAYIEEDKEETID; encoded by the coding sequence ATGTTTGATGATTTACGTCCCCATTTATTTGAGCTGAGAAAACGACTTGCCATCAGTGTTGCCTCTGTAATTATCATGTTTTTCATTGCCTTTAACTATTATGAGCCAATCTTGCATTGGATCAGCCAGCCCCTTAACGATGCACTGTCTCTTGTAGCAAAAACCTCACCTAATGCCGCGAAAGGGATGGCAACAACCAATCAAATCGGCGGGACCTTTTTCGTCGCAATGAAAGTCTCTTTTTTTGCCGCTCTTTTAGGTTCATTACCGATTATTCTTTCTCAAATTTGGCTTTTTATCGCACCTGGACTTTATACCAATGAGAAGAAAATGATGATTCCTATCGTCTTCGGCGGTACTGTTATGTTTTTGATCGGCGGGGCATTCGCCTACTATGTTGTCACTCCATTTGGATTCCAATACCTGATCGGATTCGGAAGTGCTTCATTTGTTCCAATGATCAATGTCGAAGATTATGTCGGTTTTTTCACTAAGATAATGTTGGGATTTGGACTCGCGTTTGAACTTCCTGTATTTTGCTACTTTTTAGCATTACTAGGGCTGATCGACGATAAGATGATGATCAGCTTTTTTCGTTATGCGATTGTTTTGATTTTCATTATTGCAGCAATCTTGACACCTCCCGATGTATTAACTCAGTGTCTGATGGCAGTTCCATTAATCATCCTTTATGGAGTTTCAATTATCATTGTCCGATTTGTTAACCCTGCTCCGAAAGAGGAAGCCTATATCGAAGAGGATAAAGAAGAGACGATTGATTAA
- a CDS encoding type IV toxin-antitoxin system AbiEi family antitoxin domain-containing protein, with protein sequence MSLQTDNKLKKLSELLPEGVVAPSSWLSKQGYSPQLVYKYVQNGWLMKIGHGAFSKPESRVEWKGAVLALQRLSNLPFYVGGITALNLQGYAHYLPMGNKKQLYIYGNDTHPAWIKYIQLSETIRFYKKPYFGESGLKKIPSGIRDWELIISSPERAIMEVLYLVEKEGITFQYVSELFEGLSTLRPSLVSELLKICDSIKVKRLFLFLSRHYNHPWNEYLEIEGIDLGKGKLQIVKDGVFDKNFLITVPKEFNHG encoded by the coding sequence ATGAGTTTACAAACCGATAATAAACTAAAAAAACTATCTGAATTGTTACCCGAAGGTGTTGTTGCACCATCTTCTTGGCTGAGTAAACAGGGTTATTCGCCACAGTTGGTATATAAGTATGTACAAAACGGATGGCTTATGAAAATAGGGCATGGTGCTTTTAGTAAACCTGAGAGCAGGGTAGAGTGGAAAGGGGCAGTATTAGCACTGCAACGATTATCCAATCTTCCTTTTTATGTTGGAGGAATCACTGCCCTAAATTTACAAGGGTATGCCCATTATCTCCCAATGGGAAATAAAAAACAGCTTTATATTTATGGAAACGACACTCATCCTGCATGGATAAAATATATTCAATTATCTGAAACAATACGATTTTATAAAAAGCCATATTTTGGAGAAAGCGGATTAAAAAAAATTCCATCAGGAATAAGAGATTGGGAATTAATCATCTCATCGCCTGAAAGAGCCATAATGGAAGTGCTCTATCTAGTAGAAAAAGAGGGAATAACTTTTCAATATGTCTCGGAGCTGTTTGAAGGCTTAAGTACATTACGTCCCTCCTTGGTGAGCGAGCTATTAAAAATATGTGACAGTATAAAAGTGAAACGCTTATTTCTATTTTTATCCCGACATTACAATCATCCATGGAATGAGTATCTTGAAATCGAAGGCATCGATTTGGGAAAAGGTAAATTGCAGATAGTAAAAGACGGGGTATTCGATAAAAACTTTTTAATAACGGTGCCAAAGGAATTTAACCATGGATAA
- a CDS encoding sulfite exporter TauE/SafE family protein: METIFIIDYIALGLLVGFMAGLLGVGGGGIMVPIFAMLFAMQGFESEGIMHMALGTSMATIIFTSFSSMRAHYKKDNIEVPMALRIAIGVLAGTFAATFVASYLKGLYLALFFSAFMSYVAYKMFKKTHYYHNVNPHNIVGNIASGTFIGAISALVSIGGGSLSVPYLMHQNFDIKRAIGTSAAIGFPIAISGTLGYLINGWNHTDGDQYTFGYIYLPAVILVSISSAFTAPLGVKYATALSTDKLKKVFGLLAVALSIKMLFSVI, encoded by the coding sequence ATGGAAACTATCTTTATTATTGACTACATCGCTTTAGGTTTATTGGTCGGATTTATGGCGGGATTGTTGGGGGTCGGCGGAGGCGGTATCATGGTGCCGATATTTGCGATGTTGTTTGCGATGCAGGGATTTGAGAGTGAGGGGATCATGCACATGGCATTGGGGACGTCAATGGCGACAATCATATTCACCTCATTTTCGAGCATGAGAGCGCACTATAAAAAGGATAACATCGAGGTGCCGATGGCTCTTCGGATTGCAATCGGTGTTTTGGCGGGGACGTTTGCCGCAACGTTTGTGGCATCGTATCTCAAAGGGCTATATCTCGCCCTCTTTTTCAGCGCATTTATGAGTTACGTCGCCTACAAGATGTTCAAAAAAACGCACTATTATCATAATGTAAATCCGCATAATATAGTCGGGAACATCGCCAGCGGTACGTTTATCGGAGCGATTTCGGCACTGGTCTCTATCGGAGGCGGATCGCTTAGCGTACCGTATCTGATGCACCAAAATTTCGATATCAAACGCGCCATCGGAACATCGGCTGCGATAGGGTTTCCCATCGCGATTTCGGGGACACTTGGGTATTTGATCAACGGATGGAACCATACCGACGGGGATCAGTACACGTTCGGATATATTTATCTCCCTGCTGTGATACTGGTTTCGATAAGCAGTGCATTTACGGCTCCCCTTGGGGTTAAATACGCTACAGCGCTTTCGACTGATAAGCTTAAAAAAGTTTTTGGGCTTTTGGCGGTAGCATTGAGCATTAAAATGCTTTTTTCGGTTATTTGA
- a CDS encoding CopG family transcriptional regulator, producing MNFALRIPDYYRQEIEALKGDVSINQFIISALSEKIASLRTEEYLQERANRSSRAHALSILKNAPDVKPVEEDKL from the coding sequence ATGAATTTCGCATTACGGATTCCTGATTATTACCGACAGGAGATTGAAGCGTTAAAAGGAGATGTATCCATCAATCAGTTTATTATTTCGGCATTGAGTGAAAAGATCGCTTCGCTTCGAACGGAAGAATATTTGCAAGAACGAGCAAATCGCAGCTCACGCGCTCATGCGCTTTCAATCCTCAAAAATGCCCCTGATGTGAAACCTGTAGAAGAAGATAAGCTTTAA